Proteins from one Corticium candelabrum chromosome 4, ooCorCand1.1, whole genome shotgun sequence genomic window:
- the LOC134178968 gene encoding programmed cell death protein 5-like, producing MDGDQDAELQALRARRMAEMQAQYGGGQEDEKKKAEAQREQELQKNSILSQILDQAARARLNTIAQVKPEKAQKVEGMLIQMAQTGQLGGKVTENQLKSLLEQVSQVTQKKTVVKFDRRRHAVDSDDDEYG from the exons ATGGACGGCGACCAGGACGCGGAGTTGCAGGCGTTACGAGCGAGGCGTATGGCAGAAATGCAAGCTCAGTACGGTGGG GGTCAAGAGGATGAGAAGAAGAAAGCTGAAGCCCAGAG AGAACAGGAGCTGCAAAAGAACTCAATATTGTCTCAAATACTCGATCAAGCTGCTAGAGCAAGAT TGAACACCATTGCCCAAGTGAAGCCCGAAAAAGCACAAAAAGTTGAAGGCATGTTGATCCAGATGGCTCAGACGGGACAGCTGGGTGGCAAG GTGACTGAGAATCAATTAAAGTCCTTACTAGAGCAAGTCAGTCAAGTAACCCAGAAGAAAACGGTTGTCAAGTTTGATCGACGACGACATGCTGTAGATTCAGATGACGACGAGTATGGCTAA